A window of Fictibacillus halophilus contains these coding sequences:
- a CDS encoding CcdC family protein codes for MFFIASTCFAIIMAVIIFNFRMKETREPVTTKKIIIPPLAMSTGFLQFVIPAFHITWTEAGEAFLVGIMFSIFLIMTSKFEIKGDHVYLVRSKAFIFIIIGLFAIRLALKWYIGSTISIFETSSLFFIVAFGMILPWRLAMLVLFNKKKNEIAL; via the coding sequence GCGAGTACATGCTTTGCCATCATTATGGCTGTGATTATTTTTAATTTTCGAATGAAAGAAACAAGAGAACCTGTGACGACTAAAAAGATCATCATACCCCCATTGGCTATGAGCACAGGTTTTCTTCAGTTCGTGATTCCTGCTTTTCATATTACATGGACGGAAGCGGGGGAGGCGTTCTTAGTTGGAATCATGTTTTCTATATTTCTTATCATGACAAGCAAATTCGAAATTAAAGGTGATCATGTATACTTGGTTCGATCGAAAGCCTTTATCTTTATCATTATCGGATTGTTTGCTATCCGCTTAGCTCTAAAATGGTATATTGGTTCCACGATATCTATCTTTGAAACAAGTTCGTTATTCTTCATCGTTGCGTTTGGAATGATTCTACCGTGGAGACTTGCCATGCTCGTTTTGTTCAATAAAAAGAAAAATGA